One genomic window of Pelmatolapia mariae isolate MD_Pm_ZW linkage group LG5, Pm_UMD_F_2, whole genome shotgun sequence includes the following:
- the akr7a3 gene encoding aflatoxin B1 aldehyde reductase member 3 has protein sequence MLWVITRPLCTLRQSKAIKDVLVHLPKCVARRNMSSPAKKPVSLLGTMGFGGRADAEQSLEMVKAFLDSGHNQLDTAFMYVDGKSETIIGGMNLPKTVSIATKANPWDGKTLKPESVRSQLETSLQRLRTDCVDLFYLHAPDHQNPIEDTLRACNDLHKEGKFKELGLSNYASWEVAEIVCICRHNNWIVPTVYQGMYNATTRQVETELLPCLRYCGMRFYAYNPLAGGLLTGKYHYEDKDGSQPAGRFFGNSWAGAYRDRYWKKSHFQAIEVVLQALETAYGSEKPSLTSAAMRWMYHHSQLKGDLGDGVIIGMSSMEQLQQNMAAAEEGPLDQRVVDAFKEAWNLVAHECPNYFR, from the exons ATGCTCTGGGTAATAACACGACCTCTGTGCACACTCCGACAGAGTAAGGCTATCAAAGACGTGCTTGTACATTTGCCGAAGTGTGTGGCTCGCAGAAACATGTCGTCTCCAGCTAAAAAGCCGGTGTCCTTACTGGGAACTATGGGCTTCGGGGGGCGAGCAGACGCCGAGCAGAGCCTGGAAATGGTGAAGGCTTTCCTGGACAGCGGACACAACCAGCTGGACACAGCCTTCATGTACGTCGATGGGAAGTCAGAGACCATCATCGGAGGCATGAATCTCCCTAAAACAG TAAGCATAGCTACCAAGGCCAATCCCTGGGATGGAAAGACGCTGAAGCCAGAGAGCGTGCGCTCCCAGCTGGAAACCTCCCTTCAGAGGTTGCGTACAGACTGTGTGGACCTTTTCTACCTCCATGCCCCTGACCACCAAAACCCCATCGAGGATACTCTCAGGGCCTGCAATGACCTCCACAAAGAG GGAAAATTCAAGGAGCTCGGCCTTTCAAACTATGCATCCTGGGAAGTGGCTGAAATAGTATGCATCTGCAGGCACAACAACTGGATAGTTCCCACTGTTTATCAG GGAATGTACAATGCCACAACAAGACAGGTGGAAACAGAGTTGCTGCCATGTCTGAGATACTGTGGAATGCGATTCTATGCATACAATCCTCTGGCAG GTGGCCTTCTGACAGGGAAGTATCACTATGAAGATAAAGATGGCTCCCAGCCTGCAGGACGATTCTTTGGTAACAGCTGGGCTGGAGCATACAGAGACAG ATACTGGAAGAAAAGTCATTTCCAGGCCATAGAGGTGGTTCTGCAGGCTTTGGAAACAGCGTACGGGTCAGAGAAACCCTCGTTGACTTCTGCTGCTATGCGCTGGATGTATCATCACTCTCAGCTTAAG GGTGATCTTGGAGATGGAGTCATTATTGGCATGTCGAGCATGGagcagcttcagcaaaacaTGGCCGCTGCGGAAGAGGGTCCTCTGGATCAGAGAGTGGTCGACGCCTTCAAAGAAGCCTGGAATCTCGTAGCCCACGAGTGTCCAAACTACTTCAGATGA